CCACGCGGACGCCGCCGAGTGTGTCGTACGCCACCTCGGGGAGCACGGCACGGACGTCGGGGCCGTCGTTGTTGCCGTAGACGCCGATGAGGCGGGTGCGCGCGGCGATGTCGTCCACGAGCGCGCGCGAGACCCAGTCGCCGGCGTGGATCGCGACGTCGGCCGCGTCGATGGCGGCCCACAGCTCAGGGGGGAGGTCCCGCGCCCTGCGGGGGACGTGGGTGTCGGCGAGGATCACGGCGCGCACGCCGTGGACTGTGCCCCGCTAGAGCCCGGCGCGCACCTCGTCGACGGAGAGGCCGGGGACGTTCATGTCGGTGACGCCGTCGAGGCGGCCGCAGCCGACGCAGCGTACGGCGACCGCGAGCCAGGTCACGGTCGTCCCTGCCTCCACGTGGAGGCCGCAGGCCATCTCGAACATCGACTGCCCGCACGTCGTACACGCGTGCA
The sequence above is a segment of the Frankiaceae bacterium genome. Coding sequences within it:
- a CDS encoding YfcE family phosphodiesterase — encoded protein: MRAVILADTHVPRRARDLPPELWAAIDAADVAIHAGDWVSRALVDDIAARTRLIGVYGNNDGPDVRAVLPEVAYDTLGGVRVAVVHETGASGGRERRMDAAYDADLLVFGHSHIPWDTTTPNGLRLLNPGSPTDRRRQPYGTWVEASFDSGEMTVLWKKVTR